One genomic window of Alphaproteobacteria bacterium includes the following:
- a CDS encoding prepilin-type N-terminal cleavage/methylation domain-containing protein, protein MASRTGPSATAFPSAPVSFASTACRAPRRWRSTPGWMTANLIPAPCARARGLRMKRRPKAMFRAATMWCVRRSNRWAGHNGFTLAEMAIVIAVIGTILVAVLPALGALRTAGQRSATEANLQALMRATAAYVQATGCLPCPMPAQAGKKLGRVRGDTSADVSPCGQCIQPEGIAPFISLGLTQGQAKDGWGRWITMRIDPLLAENSANIVPPFTPCTACDMDADACAPGEQQATGCSLTGKSEKGLCRANLRGAAGSMPIVLRQTNDGGTGQQVAVIFVSHGKNGRGAYKADLLGGRTAFPNMPDCSSSGAGAEKCNARDTSAEFWQALQNVNETNPFDDILAYAGRNALVSMLGNGSCNTMW, encoded by the coding sequence CAGAACGGGGCCTTCAGCAACGGCATTCCCGTCGGCACCAGTGTCGTTTGCCTCAACCGCGTGCCGGGCACCGCGGCGCTGGCGATCGACACCAGGCTGGATGACGGCGAACCTGATACCGGCGCCATGCGCGCGGGCACGGGGCTTACGAATGAAACGGCGGCCGAAAGCTATGTTCAGGGCAGCAACTATGTGGTGTGTACGGCGCTCTAACCGCTGGGCCGGTCACAACGGCTTTACGCTGGCTGAAATGGCGATCGTGATCGCCGTGATCGGAACTATTCTGGTCGCGGTTTTGCCTGCGCTCGGCGCGCTGCGCACCGCCGGCCAGCGCAGCGCCACGGAAGCCAACCTGCAGGCGCTGATGCGCGCCACCGCCGCCTATGTGCAGGCGACCGGCTGCCTGCCCTGCCCCATGCCTGCACAGGCCGGAAAAAAACTCGGGCGCGTGCGCGGCGATACCAGCGCAGACGTTTCGCCTTGCGGCCAATGCATTCAACCGGAAGGTATTGCGCCGTTTATATCGCTTGGCCTGACGCAAGGGCAAGCCAAGGATGGCTGGGGCCGCTGGATCACGATGCGGATAGACCCGCTGCTGGCCGAAAACAGCGCCAATATCGTGCCGCCCTTCACGCCGTGTACGGCTTGCGATATGGATGCCGACGCATGCGCGCCGGGCGAACAGCAGGCAACGGGCTGTTCCTTAACGGGCAAAAGCGAAAAAGGCCTGTGCCGCGCCAACCTTAGGGGCGCGGCTGGCAGTATGCCAATTGTTTTGCGCCAGACGAATGACGGAGGCACCGGGCAGCAAGTCGCCGTCATATTCGTCAGCCACGGCAAGAACGGGCGCGGCGCGTATAAGGCCGATCTGCTCGGCGGCCGCACGGCCTTTCCCAACATGCCTGACTGCAGCAGTTCCGGCGCCGGCGCCGAGAAGTGCAATGCACGCGATACAAGCGCGGAATTCTGGCAAGCCTTGCAGAACGTAAACGAGACTAACCCGTTCGACGATATACTTGCCTATGCCGGCCGCAACGCG